Part of the Sphingomonadaceae bacterium OTU29LAMAA1 genome, GCGCTGGCAATTTGCGACTATCGGGACGTCGTGATGGGCTGGGCCGTATCCGGTTTCCGTTTCGGCTGAACCGCTTGCCAGCGTGGCCCGCGCCCGCCTATGCGGCGGGCAAACGATCCTGAGAGGCTGCCGACATGGCGATGCACGTCGATACCAATAACAGCGCCGCGTCCGGCGACGCATCGCACGGCTATGATGCGCCCGATCTGCGTATCTTCGTCATAGCGCTGTTCTTCATCTTCGGCGGCATCACCAGCCTCAACGACATCATCATCCCGAAGCTGAAGGAGCTGTTCACGCTCGACCATGCGACATCGATGCTGGTCCAGTCAGCCTTTTTCCTCGCCTATGCGCTGTTCTCGCTGCCGGCCGCCGCGATCGTGCGCCGCGCCGGGTACATGCGGACCGCGTCGATCGGCCTCGTCACGATGATGGTCGGCTGCCTGTTGTTCATTCCGGCGGCGCAGAGTGCGCGGTTCGAAATGTTCCTGGTCGCGCTGTTCGTGCTGGGCGCGGGCATCACCATCGTGCAGGTGGTGGCCAATCCGCTGATCTCGCTGCTTGGCAAGCCGGAGACCGCGTCCAGCCGGCTGACCTTCGCGCAGGCGTTCAATTCGCTCGGCACGACGATCTTCCCGCGCGTCGGGTCGACGCTGATCCTTGGCGGGCTTGCCAGTGTTAGTGCGGCCTCCCTGAGCGGCACCGCGCTGGTCGCCTATCGGCAGGAAGCATCGCAGGTCATCGTCCACACCTATCTCGGCCTCGCCGTCGCGCTGGCGGTGATCGCCGCAGTGGTCTGGACCCGCCGCAACCGCCTGAAGGAAGAACAGGATCGCAGCGGCAATATCTTCCACGCATTCTCTCTGCTGAAGCGCCCCCGGTTCGCGATGGGGGCGGCCTGCATCTTCCTGTACGTCGGTGCCGAGGTGGCGATCGGCTCCGTCATCGTGCTGTACCTGATGCAGTCTTCCGTATTCGGGATCAGCGATCAGGCGGCGGGCAACTACGTCGCCTATTACTGGGGCGGAGCGCTGATCGGACGCTTCGTCGGATCGTACGTGCTGACCCGTATCGCACCGGGCAAGGTGCTGGCGGCAGTGGCAACGGGCGCGATCGCGCTGATCCTGATATCCGCCAACTCGACCGGCGCGCTGTCCGGATACGCCCTGTTGGCGATCGGCCTGATGAACGCGGTCATGTTCCCGACGATCTTCACGCTGGCGAGCGAAGGCCTCGGCAAGCGCGCTGCGGAGGGTTCGGGTGTGATTGCCACCGCGATCGTCGGTGGTGCGATCGTGCCGCCGCTGACCGGTATGATCGCCGACAAGACAGGATCGATGCAGTTTTCGCTGCTGCTGCCGGCGATCTGCTATGCGATCATTCTTGCCTATGGTCTGTATGCGCGCCGTTCGGCGGTGGAGGTCGAGCGCGCGGCCTGATCGGTCCGCGTAGGGATCAGTGCCCCAAGCCGCCGATCTCCGCGGCCGAGAAACCCAGATCGGCGAGGAATGCCGCATCGTTTCTCACGTTCGCCATCGCGGGTGGCGTTGTGCCGCTGACCGAATAGCGTGGGGCGGGGGCGGGCTGGGTCACCCCGTTGGCCGTCGTCATCGAGCGGCGATGATCGTTCTGAGGATGGACGGCGGCTTCGTCGAAGCCCAGCACAGGCGTGACGCATGCGTCGCTCCCCGCAAAGGCTGCGACCCAGGCGTCGCGCGACCGGGTCAGGAAGCGGGCCGCCAGCGCATCGCGCATCTCCGGCCATGCGGCGGGATCGAACTGGCGGTCCCATAGCGGATCGTCCAGTCCGATCACCCGGCGGAGCGACGCATAGAACGCCGGCTCGATTGCGCCGACCGCAAGCCATCGCCCGTCCTGCGTCGCATAGGTGTCGTAGAAGGGGGCGCCGCCGTCGAGCAGGTTGGTGCCGCGCGCATCGCTCCACCGGCCCATAGCGCGAAAACCCCAGATCATGCTCGCCAGCAATGCGGAGCCTTCGGTCATTGCGGCGTCGACCACCTGACCCTCGCCAGTCCGCTGCGCGTGCAGCAGCGCGGCCAGCATGCCGAATGCCAGCAGCATGCCGCCACCGCCGAAATCGCCGATCAGGTTGATCGGCGGCACGGGTTTTCCATCTGCCGTGCCCAGCGCGTGAAGGGTGCCCGACAGAGCGATATAATTGATATCGTGGCCCGGATCCTGTGCCATCGGACCGTCCTGTCCCCAACCCGTCATGCGACCGTATACGAGGCCCGGATTGTCGCCGATCAGCAGGTCGGGACCCAGACCCAGCCGTTCCATGACGCCGGGACGAAACCCCTCGATCAGACCGTCCGCATCGGCGGCGATGCGGCGGACCGCAGCGATACCTTGCGGCGTTTTGAGGTCGAGCGCGATCGACCTGCGGGAGCGCAGCAGGGGGTCTCTGGCGGGATCGCTGAAACCGGGCTGCACGCCGCGATCGATGCGGATCACCTCCGCACCATGATCGGCCAACATCATGCCACAGAACGGTCCGGGCCCGATGCCCGCCATTTCGACGATGCGCAGGCCGGCGAGGGGCGGTGGTGCCAAGCGATCTCTCCCGT contains:
- a CDS encoding sugar MFS transporter, whose product is MAMHVDTNNSAASGDASHGYDAPDLRIFVIALFFIFGGITSLNDIIIPKLKELFTLDHATSMLVQSAFFLAYALFSLPAAAIVRRAGYMRTASIGLVTMMVGCLLFIPAAQSARFEMFLVALFVLGAGITIVQVVANPLISLLGKPETASSRLTFAQAFNSLGTTIFPRVGSTLILGGLASVSAASLSGTALVAYRQEASQVIVHTYLGLAVALAVIAAVVWTRRNRLKEEQDRSGNIFHAFSLLKRPRFAMGAACIFLYVGAEVAIGSVIVLYLMQSSVFGISDQAAGNYVAYYWGGALIGRFVGSYVLTRIAPGKVLAAVATGAIALILISANSTGALSGYALLAIGLMNAVMFPTIFTLASEGLGKRAAEGSGVIATAIVGGAIVPPLTGMIADKTGSMQFSLLLPAICYAIILAYGLYARRSAVEVERAA
- a CDS encoding CoA transferase, coding for MAGIGPGPFCGMMLADHGAEVIRIDRGVQPGFSDPARDPLLRSRRSIALDLKTPQGIAAVRRIAADADGLIEGFRPGVMERLGLGPDLLIGDNPGLVYGRMTGWGQDGPMAQDPGHDINYIALSGTLHALGTADGKPVPPINLIGDFGGGGMLLAFGMLAALLHAQRTGEGQVVDAAMTEGSALLASMIWGFRAMGRWSDARGTNLLDGGAPFYDTYATQDGRWLAVGAIEPAFYASLRRVIGLDDPLWDRQFDPAAWPEMRDALAARFLTRSRDAWVAAFAGSDACVTPVLGFDEAAVHPQNDHRRSMTTANGVTQPAPAPRYSVSGTTPPAMANVRNDAAFLADLGFSAAEIGGLGH